A region of the Deinococcus seoulensis genome:
AACTGCAGCGGTTGGGCTACCGGAAGCCCAACACCTCCGCCGTGGAGCGTCAGAACGCGACGGCAAGACGGATGAATCCCCACTTGGCGAGGAAAAGCCTCGCATTCGCGAGGCTGACGGTCCACCGGGTGAGTCTGGCTCATCTGGTCCAGGGGGCCTACAACTGGTGCCGAACGCAACGTGGGCTACGGAAGAAGCTTGACGTCCCGAAGGGACGTCAACGGTACCTGCAGCGCACACCGGCGATGGCGATTGGGCTGACCGATCGCGTTTGGACGCTGCGAGCGTGGCTGTCACGGCCTCAAGGCGTTTCCTGTCGGGCATAGTTCCGGCCAACTACCAAACCAGTATATAAGAGACGAACCAGTCTCACCACTCCCGCCTACTCTGCACTCCCACCCCTCTCTAGCTTTTTCACAGGCTCAGGCATGGGCAGAAGCAGGAAGGAGCTGACTCTTCTGAGCACTAACCTTTTATATACTGGTAAGCGTGAGTGCAGCGCCCACCGACCTCCACCACCTGCTCCGCCACGGAGACCTGCACGGCGCTCTGGACGCCCTCACTCCCCTCCTGCCGGGCCCGCCCGGCAGCGCCACCCACCTCAACGTCCTCAGCGGCATCCGCGTGTACTTCCGCTGGATGGAGGAGACCCGAGGCAGCCTCCTGCACGCCACCCCCACGCAGGCCGACGCGTACAGCGCCTGGCTGGCCGAGCACTACGCTCCCGCTACCCACAAAAACCGCCTCACCCAGGTCCGCACCCTCTACGACCTCCTCCAGGCAGAGAGCCTCACGAAGAACAACCCCTTCCGGGACATCAAAGGCGCCCTGAACCGCCCGCACGACCACCGACCCGTCTACAGCCCCAGTGACATCGACCGGCTCCTTCAGGAAGCCAATCTCGAAGAACGCGCACTGGTCCTTCTGGGCGCGCACGGAGGCCTCACCGGCCCCGAAGTGCAGAAC
Encoded here:
- a CDS encoding tyrosine-type recombinase/integrase; protein product: MSAAPTDLHHLLRHGDLHGALDALTPLLPGPPGSATHLNVLSGIRVYFRWMEETRGSLLHATPTQADAYSAWLAEHYAPATHKNRLTQVRTLYDLLQAESLTKNNPFRDIKGALNRPHDHRPVYSPSDIDRLLQEANLEERALVLLGAHGGLTGPEVQNLTFESIDFAQGQIKLTGRTVQATEALMNALERWGHQQGHTALFSAAGPLFDLPTTFYLRKRLHFLCQRAGVTYRAWHALRHAAGLRLLQQDLTPKTRQAAQNHLGLHSEESLRPLVKLRKATRS